GAGGTAGCGCTTTAAGACCAGGCAGCATTGCTCCTCCCCCCAGTCTAAAATAACCCTACAGACACTGCTAATATGGACTTTATTAATGGATCTTATGCCATTAATGCACTTTTGTCAAGATACAGTGTTGCCACTTTCTCACACAGTCAGAGGGGTATTGTTAGAAGTAATCTGGCTTCCATCCAACAAAGGCCTGTTAGTAGATACACAAGGAAGTGTTTCTCATCTAATTTCACCTTGAATGCATCTGATATGAGCTCTCAAAACCGTGGTCTTGGAAATATTCATTTGAATGCTAGAAGCCAGGTCCAAAAGATTTTAGTGAAATATGGGTCTCAAAATCACATGCTGACATATTGATCATATCTGAATCCTGGCTCTCTGTCCTAGACTCTGATGTCCTGTTAGAAGGATACAATAtctacagagcagacagagtGGGTAGAGGTGGAAGAATTGGCATGTATGTTAATCGAAACCTTGATGTCTCTGTGTCCATCACAACCTCTGTCCCGAAACACTGTGAATGCTTAGTTCTGAATCTGGTATCCATGGTCATAATGCACTGTTATTGGCCACCCTCAGCTCCGGTATCTGCACTATGCAAATTGTTTGAGTTAATTTCTAATTATGAAAACCTTGAATTATTGATTATTGATTATCGGAGATGCCAATGTGGACTGGCTGATGCCAGAATCgctttaaataaaagacatttgtAACAAACTAAATCTGACTCAGCTAATAACTACACCTACCCATCCTAATGCAAAATTCCTATTCCATTAATAGACCTTATTCTAACAAATACACCTCACAAATGTATAGCTAGTGGGTTATTTACAAATGACATCAGTGACCACTGCCCTATTGCATGGATCAGGGAcaccagacaaaaaaaaactgactcCTGTATACTTTTAAAGAGAAACTATAAACACTTCTCAGAGCAAGACTTTATCCCTGACCTTTGTCTCTCagaccttttatccagaaatgTAATAATAGACCCAGTGTTTGCATTCTTCTTCTCTTCAGTTTTCACCTTCATGGCTGATAAACACGCCTCGCTAAAGACACTTATGGGTAGAAAATCGAACTAATCCTTGGTTTTTCTCTGACCTGAAAAACCTCTTCCTACAAAAGAATCAAGCAAGGGCCTTGGGGAGGAAAACTGATGAAACAGCTGCTTTTTAGGCAACTGAGAAATAAATGGGTCGGTGGAATAAAAAAGACTAAATCTAGAAATCCGTTAACTCACTTAAACGTGGTAACTCCTCAAACACCCTGCCTAAACAAATGATATCAGATGCTGGGATCATCAGTGACCGCACTGAAATTCGCGATCCCTTTAATAAGCACTTTATCTCTGctggttttctttttgaaagaaaaaattacCTCAGCCCCTCGGCCCTCTGGGGAAGAGGTAAACAATAACTCggtttttattttccaaaaattCACAAAAATCTGTAGGCACTGACAATTTGGATCCATATTTGCTCAAGTGTGCAGCTCCTGTCAATGCTAGTACAGTGacacacattttcaatcaaGCGCTAGTGGCAGGAAAGATTCCTAACGCTTGGAAAACAGCTTTTGTTTTACCACTCCACAAGGGAGGTGATGGCATTGAATTGGATAATTACAGGCCCACCTCTAAGCTTGCTGTTTGGAAAAAATTCTAGAGTTAGTGAAAAAGGCACTACAATCATTTTATTAACAATACTCGTTCCAGCATTCAATCTGGTTTCAGACCTGAACACACTACCACAACGGCCCCAATATGTGTTGTTAATGATTTTGCTAATGTCCTAGACAATAATGAGTGCTGTGCTGCCATGTTAGGACCTGCTGCCTGTTGTTGGTTTCATGACTCTTAAAGTGACTATCTCTGTCATGTACTCTATTGCTTTGATGGCTGACCAAGCACTATTGTAGCTTGAGACAGATTTTAAGGTACTACAAGGGTCTTTTTTTTGACAACTTAAACTGGTtataaatgcaaagaaaacacatttcatgatTTTTAATAGGTCCAAAAAGCTGATTGAAAATCCACTTGCACTCACATGCCTAGATGGCTCTTGAATGAATCATGTCTCTGCATACAAATACTTAGGGATCTGGCTGGATGATAGACTGTCCTTTAAACATGTACTTAAATATACATGTTTAAGTACTCTGTAAAAGGCTAAAAATCTAAGTAAGCTTCCTCTTTAGAAACAGAGCATGTTTGTCCTCcacaaatagaaaacaaattgtgCAAGCTACTTTTATGTCAGTTATTGATTATGGTTATTCATTTTAATACTGTCCATGCATGCTACAGTATCCACACTTAAACCAGTGGATGCTACTCATCATGGCCCACAGGTTTATTATGGGTGCTAGCTACAGAACTCCCCACTGCAGTTTATATCAAAGTGTGGGCTGGACTTAGATGTCtttgagacaaaaaaaacatgctctTGTGTTGTTTTATAAAGCACTTATAAACTACCTTTTATTTAGCATCACTTATTAGCattagaaatataataaaaaacagaTCTCAAGCTTGGATTACACTTGAGGCAAGGGTGTAGGAGCAGGGTGACATGTCCCCACAATGTTAGAAGCAGATAAATTGGTCCCCCCCATAGCAATAAGAacattttgcaaacattttaaatgtgcccCCATGCATATGAAACTCACTCCTACGCCCTTGACTTGAGGCCCCTGCAATCTCCACATAATTCCTGTTACGTTCCTTTCTTTTGGAACAGTCCCCAGCGACAGGAAGATACAGTATGGTATCAAGGTTCTAATTTACCATTTCCCTGTAAAACCAGATTCCATTGAGGCATGGCCTAGTCTAATAGGGTCATGGCGCTGTGGGGGCGAATCATAGATGACACATCCTGTGGCTTGGCTGACTGAGATACCAAACAAACAATGTGGCGCTGTTAGCTCACAGATAATCCCCGGTTTGATTGGGACCAGGAAGTGAGCTGAGTTAAAGAGAGAAATATGTCCTTCCCTCTCATATGCAAATGTGTCTCATAATAGTATTTGGCTATCCCCAGAACAGACAGGGATCGTTACTACCTGAAGGTGCCCTGAATTGGGAGAGATACTGTAGAATTGTCCCCGAGCTGCAAAAAAACAGGCTGTTCTTAACCAGGACTAACCGGCTTATGCAGTTTGCAGATTAATGTGGGACCGAAAACATTTCTTCCTCTAGATTCTTCTGGGACTTATTTGTGTAGAACGGGTCAAAcaattttggggggaaaatgaTTAATCaagaagtcttttttttttttctaaatgcaaCAATAAACCCGAAATTAAGGTCATTCTCTGAAGTGTACGGATTAAACAGCATTCAAATAACAGAGAATTCTCTTTGTTGAAGGAGAGTGGTTTGCCCTGAAAGGTTGTCAGTGGTAACAGAGGCAACAGACACAGTTTGAGGCTTGTGAGACCTTGCCAAGCTCTTCCCATTGTCAACAAGGGTCTCTGAGAGGATGAACACCCAACCAGACAGTAATTATATCCTGACTCAGATGAATACCTACCAACCCTCATTTCCaacagatacagagacagatggGGAGACAGGAGATGGAGGCAGACCAGACCAAGTTAATTCATTTTCTCAGTGTGAccttttttgtacatttaataaaaagttATGAAAGGCTACAGCATGTGGTATTATCCAATTAATCTTTAATGttctacatttaattttgtcaaacatatttacatatcaGACGGTTGTTGTTAAGCAAGCCATTTGCCAGTTGAGGGTGGATCAACAATCATTGGTAATAAAGTACGAACTTCAACCAAAGTGTGAAAAATAGGCAATTATGACATCTTTAAAAAAGAACTGGCGGTCCTAAACCATTGACCACCAAAAGCACTCTTTGCTTTTAAATATGGAGGTTCTGTCAATAGTACAGATAGTGGTAGAAATCATCACTTTAGCCTTCTGAACACAAGTCAGAAACTACGCAAGTCAGAAAACATCTTAAACATCTCAGAGAAAtcatgtatttacacattcgTAGTGCTAGtgacacaaaataattttggtTTGTGGGACAGAATCCTGCCCCTAAATCAGCTCCTGTTTGTGATGTTGGAAACATGTTTTTGGTACCACGTCTGAAAGTCCTTGTGTAGAAGAGGATTCTGATGCACCGACAACTGATTCAACTTTACATCGTCCTCAGTTTCAGCTCAGTTGATGACCTCATAAAACAATCAAATATATATGCGTGCATTAAGTCTCTGGGAAATACTGAAAGAAAGAGAGTTTTAGCTGGTGGGAGGAAAATAGCTTTAATTGTCACTTGGCAACTCAGAGAAGAGAGACTCAGCATTTAGTCACGCATGTGTCACCCTTAAGAAAGCTTGGGAGCATCTCTCAAAATCACTCAAAGGCCACTCAAAAGACTGAGGCGAGGGAACTGTGTAATCTGGGAACATAACACGCAGGAAAGGAAACCCCAGAAAGGTTGTGTCTACTCAGTCTTGGCAAGGTAACAGTAGGATTTCACATGGTAGACATGAGAGGGGACATATGTATGTGGTTGCCCCAGTATGGTACATAAAATTCCTGGATAACATGAGAGTGGGATTTATTTTACCGAAACTATTTCTATTTCAGCAGATTAAGCAAGCCTCTACTGGGTGAGGGGCTTTAACGTGTTGAAAGTGAAGACAATTCTTGTGTGAGCAGACTGAAGGGAGGGAAAAGTTGAGCCCAGTGGgattttttatgattttgtaaCATTAGGAGCTTTTTGCCAACCTTGGTAGAATTTATGTTGTTACATCCAGGAAATAGCCCCTGTTTGTAGGTCTACTTACTGATATGTACGCGTTTACAAACAGTTCAAAACAGTTTCtcagaaagtaaaaaaacatttgtgtaaatctaaaaaaaaaaatatatatatcctaCAGGGACTTCaaaaacattcaacagtaaagCCTCTCCCAGTCCAAACAAGTGGAGAGAACAATGACTCACTGTTTCACTTCGACAGAACATGAAGGTCTACGCCTTGCAAACCCTACCCAGTTCCTCCAAACAGACCAGAACAGGAAGTCATGGGACAAAAAGCACGTCCATCTGTCTTTGTCTGCCGTCATAGCAGTTCCGTGACACGGCGACAGTGGCCCCAAGCTAAAAGCCACCCCCGCTGCGTCCCTACACAGAGACAGTGGCCCCAAGCTAAAAACCACCCCCGCTGCGTCCCTACACAGAGACAGTGGCCCCAAGctaaaagcccccccccccgctgcgTCCCTACACAGAGACAGTGGCCCCAAGCTAAAAGCCACCCCCGCTGCGTCCCTACACAGAGACAGTGGCCCCAAGCTAAAAGCCACCCCCGCTGCGTccctacacagagacattgGCCCCAAGCTAAAAGCCCCCCCCCGCTGCGTCCCTACACAGAGACAGTGGCCCCAAGCTAAAAGCCACCCCCGCTGCGTCCCTACACAGAGACAGTGGCCCCAAGCTAAAAGCCACCCCCGCTGCATCCCTACACAGAGACAGTGGCCCCAAGctaaaagccccccccccccgctgcgTCCCTACACAGAGACAGTGGCCCCAAGCTAAAAGCCACCCCCGCTGCGTCCCTACACAGAGACAGTGGCCCCAAGCTAAAAGCCCCCCCCGCTGCGTCCCTACACAGAGACAGTGGCCCCAAGctaaaagccccccccccccccgctgcgTCCCTACACAGAGACAGTGGCCCCAAGCTAAAAGCCCCCCCCGCTGCGTCCCTACACAGTGGCCCCAAGCTAAAAGCCCCCCCCGCTGCGTCCCTACACAGAGACAGTGGCCCCAAGctaaaagcccccccccccccccccccccgctgcgTCCCTACACAGAGACAGTGGCGGCGTCAGCCGAGGGTGGGGTCAGGGTGACCAGGGTGGAATTGTCAGGCGGGGCCTGTCCCTGTGGCGACACCTTCGCTGGCCGGTGCTCCTTGTTCTGGGCACAGCTACGGGCACAGAGCTGACAGGAGGCACAGGCCGAGTTGCAGCAGGGTAGGAAGCGGCACACGCTGACCCTCCAGAGGAACCAGCCGGGAGACCAGCAACACCAGCACAGGAGGACCACGGCCGCTAACACACCTAGGGCAATGTAGAGCGCcagcagggacagggagggaggagagtcTGGGGGAGAGTGGAAAGATGAGAGTAGAGTGAAGTTACCAGTGAAAGGAAGCAAAGGCTTCCTCGCAGTTTTCAAGGACCTTCTGGTCGTCCTTCAGTTTAGGCAGGGGAAAAAGGACAATTTGCACACGTCCTGTTAACAAATGACTGGTCATTTCCACAGCCAATTCCCATTCTAACAGCCAGTTGAATTGGAAAGAATAAAATAATGGTTTTGGTCTTGGCTGGATGAACGGTGGCTTGGCACAGACAAAAAAGCAAACTAAAGCTAATGAGCCAGAATCTATTTGCTGCAGTGTCATTTGAAAAGCAACAATGGTGACTGGGCATTCAAAGGGGTCATAGAATCATCCCCATTTATTGGTTTACAACTGTTAAGGTAGAAATGAAGAGCAATGGGGAGCCCAGTTAGTTGTAAGACCCCTGTCACAGATGCATTTCCATTGGAATTAGGTTTGTATAGATAGTGACTGAATAGAGTTACAGATACAATATCCTGCCCCGGACTAATGTCTCATGGCTTAATAGGGgtcctttcaaaataaaagatggGGTGAAATAACTAAAGTACAGATCATGGGTTGAGCTACTAATtctattaataacattttactgaaCCAGGGAATTCAGTGGAACATTATGGATTTATAATAACAACATTCATGTTGGTAAAgagaataaaaatatttatatttatataagaaaaaaaatatttatcccCCTTGTCAGATCAGTGACTAAACCATCAAACTTAAGAAACCAGAAATAACCCTTTAAGTATAtcattttgtttgtcatgtCACTGAGACAGTGCCTAGCTTgtgtttgaaaagaaaatggcaTACAAGTATTTAGGTTATTTAGCTGGCTAAACAGAAGAGAGCCTCATAATGTTCTTTGGAATGACCAGAACAAATGAGCCAGTTAGATGTCACGCTCAGTGGCACCCCCTCGACAAGGAGTGTCATTCATACTATTTTCAGTATATTCCTCAGTTCACACTTACCTGTCACTAATTCGTGACTGGGTTCACCATCCAGATTTCCACAGTTCCTATAGGTTGACATGGCCAAAGTGGGCAGGTTTAAGACTGGGGCAGTGTAGGTCACTGCTGGGGGAGGGGCTTGGGCAAGGGCCGGCTGACCTGATGAGGTGAGGACACAGGTGTTATTTCCCTCTGGGGAAAAAAGCTTTACATGTTAGGAGAGGCATAGAATTAAACATTTGGCTGGCTTAGAAAGGTGTATCAACCTTCAAATAACTCACATTGTCTCCAAACATAATGTGGAAATTGACtaaagtgtttatttctctGTACATATTATAGAACCCATTTCAGAATGAACAGAATCACTCTTATTACAGGGGGCCAATTGGTATTGGATAACTATTTTccttcagaaaataaatgttccttTAGAAAATAAAACGTTATTTTGTGTTCAATCGGTTTTTCTTTATctcttattacattttatatgacgATCTGAAGTCATTCTGTGTgacaaatatgcaataataCAGGAAATCAGGATGGGCCAAACACTTTTTCACGGCACTGTACAACTGACAGAGTGCCACAGTGCAAAAAGAGGGCATGAAATTTTAACCAATCACTGTACATTTACAGCATAATATGGTTAAGTCATGCAACACAATGTAACCTTCTCCCTCATCAGAGCACATTCATTTTTGTCAATTGGACAAAACAATTACATAGCGCCAAACAGCATGTCATAACTGACTGAGCAAAGGAAAACTTTTTCTGGCTACGGACATCACAAGAAACTCACAGTGTAATCCTGAAGGAACTGTGAAGTGGTTGGGTAAAGGCTGCAAATGGAATCAAGAATAACTCTTTAAAGATCTTCCAAACAGGTCGCTGCACAGTTGTCTTACCTGATAGGTCCTTGCACCCTAAAGGCAGGTGATCCTCCAGGTCGCTTCCATCCCCACAGTTATCTATGCCCTTGTCATCACATACCAGACTAATGGGGATACACTTCCCATTCCGACATGAGAAGTAAGGCTCACCACTGCACGCTGATTGGTTAAAACCTGAAAACGGATAGAGACACGTTTTTATAGTGAACAAACTAAAGCTCATGACCATGCTGCAGGTGTGATGATGTGCTagatttcaaaataataatgaataaaaactGTGACTAATCAATATGTGGAAAATATCCACACATCACGTCTCAACTAACCTTGTCCCTTGGCAAATCTCATATAGGAATGAGAATGACATTGTACTTAGTGTGCTTATAGAATCCTATGGGAGTGGCAGGAGTACATAATTATTCATTGTTCTCATTTTTGTTATTGAATGTTTAGTTTACACCATTTTCTCCCCAATGTAATGGTATGCCATTTGTACAGCCTTTAAATGTGGCAGCAACTTACATGTGCTCAGGAGAGTCAAAGATTAGGATACACTTCATCCAAAACATTCCCAGCCCTGCTTCTTAACATATTGCTTTGAAGGTTTAGGGTTTAAGGTGGTCTGATAGATAAATGGTTGGTAGAAAAAGCTAATTTAGCTAACGCATCTGGGTCAGGAGTTTCTTGTTGTCTTTCTATTCATCAATGATTGCCTATTCATCAAGTTTAATGCGTTGGTCAACCAGAATAATATGGGGGCGAAGCGTATGGGAATTAAGTGGCTGGGAATTTTATTATTTCTCACCGAGTCGGAAGGAGGTGAAGTCCCCAACAAAGTCCACCCGGGGCTGGGTACCTCGGGTCACCAGACGCAGGGTCAAGTAGTTCCCGGTGGACAAGACTGGGCGAGGTGGGCTCTTCCCACAAAGCGGGGGCCCAACAGGAGGTGAGTTTTTGTCCCGTCCGTCATAGAACTGAATGTATGACCCAGCATGACAAGGGTCCCCTGGCTCGACCACTGGAGTAGATGGCTCCAATCGGGGGCCCTGGGGGGACTCTGGCAACAGGGGAGGAGGACTTTGAGGTGCTAAACGAAGGAGGCTGTAAACCAGGAAGAAGCGGAAGTGGAACTGGACCttcaggaggagaggaggaagagggacatGTTTAGGTGATGGGACGTTGCACTGAAGATATATAAaggaagaaaaatacaatacacaagTTTAATAtgagtaaaatataaaatgaatatatgtaaaatatacaaataaatatagctaaaatatatactgtacaaaaaGATTAGtacaatattaaaatgaaaacaagtaAAATAGAGTAAGATAagtaaaatgtgtacatttatataaagtaaaagtaaaatatgTCAAGGAAGACAAGTACCAAACAGTTAAGTGATGACTGTGGTCATCCCTAAGTTTTTTAGTTATGAAAGGAGTCCAGGTGGAAGTGTTCTATTGCACATCTCTATCCAACCCTTCAAGAGTTAGGGGTCAGTGTGAGAACCTGGTCATGAGGTCACGTCCAAGATCATTCGCACCCctgataaagatgagcaaaaaaggctG
This sequence is a window from Esox lucius isolate fEsoLuc1 chromosome 17, fEsoLuc1.pri, whole genome shotgun sequence. Protein-coding genes within it:
- the ldlrad2 gene encoding low-density lipoprotein receptor class A domain-containing protein 2, which encodes MANKGNQLQTLSKVFFLLSIMTVKTNAIETVNVVDFCGQNIRGDGMIVNSHPESKKYYFVTMGTDCHLTMQAASPKDKVQFHFRFFLVYSLLRLAPQSPPPLLPESPQGPRLEPSTPVVEPGDPCHAGSYIQFYDGRDKNSPPVGPPLCGKSPPRPVLSTGNYLTLRLVTRGTQPRVDFVGDFTSFRLGFNQSACSGEPYFSCRNGKCIPISLVCDDKGIDNCGDGSDLEDHLPLGCKDLSGQPALAQAPPPAVTYTAPVLNLPTLAMSTYRNCGNLDGEPSHELVTDSPPSLSLLALYIALGVLAAVVLLCWCCWSPGWFLWRVSVCRFLPCCNSACASCQLCARSCAQNKEHRPAKVSPQGQAPPDNSTLVTLTPPSADAATVSV